Proteins co-encoded in one Stomoxys calcitrans chromosome 5, idStoCalc2.1, whole genome shotgun sequence genomic window:
- the LOC106093941 gene encoding uncharacterized protein LOC106093941 → MSCCCSLPTWAIVIGVLQCLGCFAATVYIAFVMIQIAFIQNTEIIMLQMSSILVFVLIALAFTITMIVGVMKKRYRLISPYLWFCLIAIILYVILQVVAMVILITTLDDVPTHHIVIYVLRSAASVCIQLLFMFPSYRVYKRYRAEAMDPVTGLQEVYATAPIVYQNAYGSEKTHF, encoded by the exons ATGTCATGCTGTTGTAGTCTGCCCACCTGGGCCATAGTTATAGGGGTGTTACAATGTCTGGGTTGTTTTGCTGCCACCGTTTACATTGCATTTGTAATGATCCAAATAGCATTTATACAAAACACAG aaattattaTGCTACAAATGAGTAGCATTTTGGTCTTCGTCTTGATAGCTCTGGCCTTTACCATTACCATGATTGTGGGAGTTATGAAG AAACGCTATCGACTGATATCGCCCTACCTTTGGTTTTGTCTTATCgcaattattttgtatgttATCCTGCAAGTAGTTGCAATGGTCATTCTAATAACGACATTGGATGATGTGCCTACACATCACATAGTCATTTATGTACTACGAAGTGCTGCCAGCGTTT GCATACAACTCTTATTTATGTTTCCCAGTTATAGAGTCTACAAGAGATATCGGGCAGAAGCCATGGACCCGGTAACAGGATTGCAAGAGGTCTATGCAACGGCACCCATAGTTTATCAAAATGCCTATGGCAGCGAAAAAACCCATTTTTAA